The Corvus moneduloides isolate bCorMon1 chromosome 28, bCorMon1.pri, whole genome shotgun sequence genome includes the window GTCATGGTCACCACTAAGCCttgtcctcaagtgccacagccacacattgtttgaatgcttccagggatggtgactccaccactgccttgGACAGCCTGTTCTAATCctttacaaccctttccatgaagaaatttcccttaatatccaacctaaacctcccctagcgcagcttgaggccatttcctcttgtcctgtcccttgttccttAAGAGCAGAGCTCAACCCCTACCTGGCTGCatcctcctgtcagggagttgtggagacCAAAAGGTCcccccccgagcctccttttctccaggcaaTAACACAACCAGCTTGGTTTTGTGGGGAAAGCACTGCTGTCCCTGAATCTGTCCCATTCCTGCTGTTTGACAGCTACTCCGAAGGTTGTCCTGGCTCCCACTGGCTGCAGTTCCAAGCTGGAGGCCCCCGTGGTAGCAGCCAGCTTTGCACATCAGTCTGGCAAGGCAGGATATTGAGACCCAGAGACTTGCATTGGGTGAAGTAAATTGGACCCAGGCCTGCTGTTTGGGTGTAAAATCCAGGAGCTGGTCTCCCTGCACAGCCGTGCTGGACGCTCCAGCTTTATGGATGAGGACTCTGACATTCAGTTAGAATGaccagggatttttttgttgtggagATGCCAAGGAGAAGGTGATGATAAGTGATGCTGCTGCCCCATCTGTGTGCCTGGTGCAGTGGGTTTATGTGATCCTACACTGGTTCTGTGAAAATCCTTTCCTCGCTCAGTATTTACTGGGGAAAATTTACCCAAGGGAGCCAGGTTATGGGATGTCTGTGTGTTAGTGACAGCCAGgccaggaagaaattcttccctgtgagggtagtgaggccttggtacaggttgcccagagtagctgtggctgccccatccctgggagtgttccaggacaggttggacggggcttggagcagcctgggacagtggaaggtgtccctgcccatggcagggggtgaaacCAAATGATCTTTAcagtcccttctaacccaaaccatcctgagATTCTGTGAATCACTTGCTTTTGCAGGTGACACTCACATTCCTGGAGAGGATGAGCTTTCTTGGAAAGCACTGCCTGTTGCCTGAATGTGTGTAGTAAATCAGGTGTGGGGTTTTGAGTGGGAATGGAGTTGCTCTGTTAATCCTGCCATCATCCTGCCAAGCAGTTGGTGAATTAAACTGAACTTACCTGTCTGATGCAGAGTTCTGAGTGACCTGTTGTAGCTTTCCACTGTCTGTGGGTTCTGTGGTGCTACGCTACCCCTGATcgctctgctgctcctgggaaacCACCCATGTCAAAGGAGTCAGGGAAAGGAAGCAGAGTGGTTTCATCCTGAGTTATTTAAAGCTGTTTCCATTTACCTGCCTCTGTTACTTTTGGCCCTCTCCAAGAGGGCTcactgctgtgcccaggtgggtgAGCTGAGGGGAATGAAATTTTAATACAGTCCCATTTCTGCTGTCTGTCAGAACCTGTCAGGTCTGTCCTTCCTGCCATAGTGTGCAGAGAAGTTCTGTTTCCTTCCCAAACGTGCCCAAAGCTGAACAAGCAAATCCTGCCTGTCATGTCATTCCTAATCATTCCGCTGCCTAAAAAAAGGACATGACAGCAGAACAGGATATCCGTGCTCTCTGGTTGACTGCTTTATAAAGCAACTCTGCAACAGGAGGAGAACATTtatgttgttttgtttaaaaaataacccTGGTTTATTCTGGGCTGGAGAATGGCTCTTGATTCTGATGCTTGTGAAGAGATAAAGAGAGCTGTTATTTTTAAGCTTGAAGTTCCCACTCTACTGTGTTTATTTCTCTCCCAGTTTGGTGTCTCTTTTTTAGCTGCTGTACTTGGGGAAAGTAGGGGATTTCCGGACTTGGTTATTTGCCCAGAGAATGCTGAACATCTCAGTCCCTGTATTTTCAGGTTCTAAAGCCACTGAAATGCAGGACTTTGTCAAATGTGTACACTGAGCTCCTGTTAAGTTCAGAAAATCTCTCAGCAAAGAATCCCTAGTCCAGCTGTTGACGTGCTTTGTGGTGAACACAGCAGGGATTTTCTGCTCAAATGACCTTTCTCCatggtttttttcatccttGCTACAGAATCTGAACCAGAACCCCCGGACGCTGCTGCCCAAGTTTTATGGGCTGTACTGTGTGCAGTCCGGGGGCAAAAACATCCGCGTGGTCGTGATGAACAACATCCTGCCTCGAGTGGTGAAAATGCACCTGAAATTTGACCTCAAAGGCTCAACCTACAAACGCCGGGCatccaagaaggaaaaagaaaagtccaGCCCTACGTACAAGGACCTGGACTTCATCCAAGACATGCCCGAGGGCCTGATGTTGGATGCAGACACCTTCAGCGCTTTGGTGAAGACGTTGCAGCGAGACTGTCTGGTAAGGAGGGGGCAGCTCAGAGGTAGGGTAAAGAGCCTCTGTGGCTCTCAAGCATGAGGAAGAGCAATCCCCGACTGAGAACCTTGCTAATCTGCTGACCCCAGAGTAGGATCAAtcctttctcctgcccttttccctgAAAGCCAAGCAGTAGAGTTGGATCTCATGGCAGCCTCTGAGGACTGAGGCTGTGTTCCTTTGCCTGGTGCATCACACTTTGGCAGTCTGCTCCACTTGtagctgctctgctggagcatTTTCCCAATCACTGTGCAGCAGATGCAGTAGTGTTGTTTGCAAGTCTTCAGGCCTTTGGTGTGAGTGCGCGATGGCCAAACTCTGTGCAGTCAAGCCCAGAGGTGACTGTTGGTTCAGAAACTTTCAGGCTCTGTCAAAGGAGTTGTTAGTGGGGATGTGGATGGGATGCTTTGCTCTGATTGCTTTGATTCCATGCTTCGGGGGtctgtatttctgctgctggcttgatattttgtctttgttcttgAACTCAATACTAACCTGTAGGTGTTGGAAAGTTTTAAAATCATGGACTACAGCCTCCTGCTTGGGGTTCATAACATAGACCAGCACGAGCGGGAGCAGCTGTCGGAGGGAGCCCACAGCACGTCGGATGAGAAGCGTCCCGTGGGGCAGAAGGCCCTGTACTCCACAGCCATGGAGTCCATCCAGGGAGGGGCTGCCCGGGGGGAGTCCATAGACACGGACGACACGTAGGTGAAACCTGGGCTcgcctgtgctgctgggagaggcagaggtGGAGGCTGGAGTGGGAAGTTCCTAATGAGACCCACAGGAACTGTTCAagggagcagctctcctgggaTTTTGGTAGTGCTGCCATTGtggtgggaaagggggaagcCAGGGTGGGAAATAGTTCTGTAAGGCTCTGGCCTCACAGCAGTCTCTCTTCTTAGGCCAGGCTGTAGGCTGTCAGCTTGTGTAACAGCCTCTAAACATCCACCCATGCCCTAGGGAGGAGACTCGCTCAGTTCTAGCTCAGCACCCAAATACTGGAGCAGAAGTAGGGATCAGCCTGTCCCTAGGAGCTTGGAGTTCTCCATCACTCCCACCTTTGGAATCCCTGGCAGTTCCCTGAGGCCATCCCAGTGGGGTTAGCAGACAGCAGTGTAGCCAAGTGCTGGAGTCattgctggagctggaggctggGGGTTGCCCCaagcctgtgctgtgcttgaTCTGGGGTTCTGCCTGGCTCCCTGGCTCTTGGGCCAAGGAATTGTGGAGTTTGCTGCTTGCTGCTGTCTGAAACCAGCTGCTGTGGGTTTGATGGAGGGTCAGTCCTGAGAGCTGAGATAATACCGTGGTGTTTCCAGTCCTTCAAGCTGCATCAATAATTGTAGTGGCCTGTCTGGTAGCCCTGTGTTTTGGCTGTGTGCTGATGCTGATGGTTGCTGCACCTTTGGCAGGATGGCATTAGTGTGGACTGGGAATACTCTCACTCTTAAGGGTTTACTGCCCTAATGGCAGACAGCTCTTGCTGACGTGATAAATAACCTGACCCCCAGAATAAAGTAGGCAGGAAAAAACTCCGTGGTACTTTGTgacccaggcagagctgtgccacaTGACGCAGGTTCTGTTGTGACAGTGGTGTTTGGCCATGCAGGCAGTGACCCTGGGACACCTGGGGTCAGGCCAGGTCAGTCGGTGACTCCCGTGGTTGTGCACAAAGTGACCACGCAGGTTTTAGGATGTGTCTGACACCACACCAGAGCCCCTTAGCGGGGCTGCTGTTGCCCTTCCCCTGAGCTTGGGTGTTACAGGTGCTCTGGCTGAGGCTGCACCTGCTGAAGTTCTGCTTTACCTGCAGGATGGGAGGGATCCCAGCAGTGAACGGCAAAGGAGAGCGTCTCCTGCTGCACGTTGGAATCATAGATATCCTGCAGTCATACAGGTAGGTAACCTGGCAGTGTGTCTTTTCTGGCTGATAACATCTCTCTTAGTACCAAATGAAAGCAGGGGGGATGTCTTCTCCTGGAGACTGTGAGGATGAGTAGATATGGCTGCCCCAAGCTGGCCATGGGCTTCCATCGTGTCCTTAGAACAGGTGGGAACATACAGCCCTTTGTCCAGGATGATGAGCTGCTCATAAAGAAGTAGTTTCCCACCTCAGTGTGGGAAGCATATCTCCATGGGTGGAAGGTGCATCTCTTCCAGcccatctcctccttctctaCTTCCCAGGCAGTCCTGACCTGGCTGGGGAGATGTTGGACAAAGCTCAGTCCTGGTGACATTGGCAGCTCAGGGATCTCCCCCATAGGGTATGAAAGGGGGCTTAGTACTGAGTGCATGCCTGAATCtgtacctttctttttctcttcccttctccttggaATTAGGTTCATCAAGAAGTTAGAACACACCTGGAAGGCCCTTGTCCATGATGGGGTGAGTGCCTGTGCAGAGGCAGGAGTTGTCCAAGACTCACAGGATTACCTGGTGGCTGTTCATAGAGCCTgacctggcacagctgcagctgatgAAAGGAGCAGTTCTCACGCAGCAGGGTGGTCCCACTTATTCCCAGCCAGGTTTCCTTGCTCAGTCCAGTTCCTCACATGTTGAGCAGTTGTGCTCACAGctttcctcccctgctcctgtctgtccctctcttcctcccGTGACACCAGGAGCACGCACTCAGGTGTGTGTGTTCCTGGGCTGTCAGGAGCCCTGTGCTGTTCTCTTTGGTGACTGGCTGTTTCCACTTCAGCAAGCTCTCTGCCAGCAAATCCCTTCCCATGTTTCCCTGCTGGCTtcattcctgcagcagccaggtgtGTGTTTCTGAAAGAACAACCTTGCATGTGGAAACCGTTCTTCAGTGTTGCATCTCCTGGCTTCCCTTAATGTGGCAAAGGAAATGTGGAGATGCCAAGTCATGGGAACACAGTCACACATCAGAAGCAGAAAGAGCTTCAGTTTTactattttaaacaaaaacatttgaaatgtaTGGAGACCCTTGGCTAAATTTGGGTGTCTGTGTCACATGCAAAGGTATCCAGGTGTACTTGGAATGGCAGCCAGCAAAGCCAGAAGAAATTTCATGTATGCAATCAGgccagtgtttaaaaaaatccaggaagTCTACAAAGGAATAAAATCACCAAAATCCATTATAAAATCACAGCAAGAATATAATCAAATGCAATCAGAGGCAACGCTTCAGGGTTATTTATAGCATTAATTAGAGTGTTTCAGTTAAGCCTTTCCATTTTAAGGCTCTATCAGTGCTAAATGTTGGAATAAAACAGACTGTGTTGGTTGTTACAGAAATTCTGCCTTGAGGgatcattttaaaattaaacaattgCTTCTTGCTGTTGTAGGACACGGTGTCAGTACACAGACCCAGCTTTTATGCAGAGAGATTCTTCAAATTCATGACCAACACAGTATTTCGAAAGAATTCCTGTAAGTACCAAGTTcaggggctgctgtgctgtgaggcTTTGCCTTGGCCTCGCTGCTGCAGCCCTCACAAGGAGTCTGGGCTGGAGCCTGAGCAGGGTTTTCCACTGGGGtacagctgagagagctgggggtgttcagcctggagaagagaaggctctcGGGAGACTTCAAAGCCCTTTCCAGTGCTTAAAGGGGGCTtagaaaaaggagggggaaggacTTTTATACAGGCAGATAGTGACAGGCAAGGGGCAATGGATTTGAGCTGGCAGGGTTAGATTagaagtcaggaaaaaattctttactcacagggtgggcaggccctggcacagggtgcccagagcagctgtggctgcccctggatccctggcagtgcccaaggccaggctggacagggtttgcagcaacctgggatagtgcccatgtccctgcccatggagaaAGGGGAATGagatgggttttaaggtcccttccaacccaaaacattccaaGATTCCATGATACAGAGCAAAACTGGCAACTGCAGAGTCCTCAGATTGTCACAGCTTGCCTTGGTCTGCTCAGCCTCCCACCCAGTCCCTGCACCTGACCTGGTTCAGTCCaggaggtgtgtgtgtgagggcaGAGCCTCTCCTTGTGAAGGGAAAAATGCCTTTGGTGGGACAGTAGCTGGTGGTGGTAATTTGACCTTctgtctccctccctcccccagctctgaAGTCGTCCCCCTCGAAGAAAGGGCGCAGTGCCTTGCTGGCCGTAAAGACGGCGGGTCCCACTGCAGCGTTCTCGGCCAGCCAGCTGGCCTCCGAGAAGGACGACACCCAGTACGACCTGCGGGCGGCCAGGAGTTACCCCACGCTCGATGATGAAGGTGACAGCCCCGGTCAGGGTATTGGCTCTGTGGTTACCCTCTCTTTCCTAGCAGTTCCTTAGGATCCTCCCCTGTTGTCATCAAGCTCCCCACTGTGCACCGACTGCAGATCTTTCCTCATGGATAGCTCTTCATTGCATGtcttgctgtgctttgcaggtGCTAAACCTAACCAGGACAGGGAAGAAGGTAAGAGTACATTGTTTTGTTGCAGCACCAGCAGGTACTTGATGCAACACCTCTGCATCAAAGGAGACCAAATCCCTGTTTTGCAGCACTGTGGGGTTCTGCAGTAAAAATGGTCACCTGCATCACTGCTGCAAGacagctgctgccaaggggCACCATAAGTCATAGCCCAAAAGCCATCAGAAAGTTGCATTTTCTACCCTTTaaaaaaggtggggggagggagggtgaCTGGGAACTGCAGCACTCCAATGACAGTGTTTGGGCAGTTAAAACAGGTAGGATCTTGCCACTGGAAAACAGAGGAATGGGCTGGttctgtgctgcctttccttCACTTCCATCTGGCTGCATTTACAGCTGAGTGCTGGGGGGCACATGGGTGTTGGATTGCTCCCTGTGCAAAGCACTGGACACTCAATTCATCTCTTAATTCACTTGGATATTTATCCCTGGTGATCCAAGCCTTTAATCCAGCTTTGGTCACCAGTGAGACGTCTTCATTGGCATTCTGTTCCCTGCCTGTTGTGCTGGAAGTGGTGCTGACTGGCTCTCTCCAGAGGACGCCGTGGGAGAGGCTGTCATGTTCACGGACCCAGCTAAACTTCTGCCTGTCTGTGGTTTGAGTGCCCAGTCCCAGTGCGGGTGTGCAGGTTCATGGTGGAACAGCCTCTCACGGGGCTGGTGTAGGTGAAGTGGTGGTGTTTGACCTAATTATCTcttcttcctgcctctcccctgcctgtgctctgggCCAGCAGGCAGGCCAGACCTGCTCCCTTGCACTCCTCCTTCCTTTGAAGAAGCTACCACGGCCTCCATAGCCACGACACTATCGTCAACATCCCTCTCTGTTCCCGAGCGATCTCCCTCGGAGACCTCTGAGCAGCCCAGGTACAGGTGAGGAcactcctcccctgctcccactggcaccgagtggctgctgttcctCTCCGTGCTGCAGATCCCGGCAGGCTGCCCTGCACCCTGCAATGCTAATGACCGATTTTAATTATATCTCTCCTGGGAGCAAGCAGACACAGCTTTGATGGGATTAATTATTGCTGGAAGAAGTGTCAGCTGTTAAGTAGAACATCTCCCTCATGGGGTGTGGAGGTAGATTTGGGGACAGTGCAGGAGTTCTGGCTTAAATTGCTCCTAACaaactcttctgttttctttccgCAGGAGGCGTACACACTCCTCAGGGCAGGATGGCAGGTGAGAAATGGGTCTCCTATCTTCTTTTCTCatcttctctctgctgcacagagaCCTCATGCTTATCCCTGTGCAAAGGTCTCTTAGAGGGCTGAGTGGGAatttcagcagctccaggatttTGGCATGGTCCTCTGCAGGATGCTGAGCTGCTTCTGCAATCAGATGATCCCCATTTCTTACACAGAATTTTCCTTGCAAGCAGATCTCttagtattttgaaaatagCACAGTTATTTGATAGGAAAGGGGACAACAGTGTTGTCCAAATTTACCCACCCACCCAGCACCAGAGTCAAGGAAGGTCATTTAAGTCCCTTTAAGAGAGTAAGTGAGCCTTGACAGCAGGAACTTTCCTCCTCTGAGCATCTGCTTGTGGCCTGGGCAAAGTGAAAGGCCTCTGACTTCAGAAGGCACTGAGCACCCTCAGTCCCCACAGAAGTAGCTTCCACTGTCTTCAGAAAtctgtgaggttttttccctcctgtggtGTCTTAGAGCCAAGGACAAGGCAGGATAgaaatgctgtgctgcagaggggtGTCTGATTTAAATCAGAGGCTCATATCATGGAATTACTGTGCGTTATTGTGGAATTATTTTGCACCAGTAAAAATGACCCCATTGCGCATGTCAGCAGGATCTGCACGAGGAGCCAGCAgatgctgctggctctgccctgcttTCCAGGACACTGTGTAGGTGTAGTAGGCTTTGAAATGACATCAGAGACTCAGTCCCAGGATGTGCCGTAGCCAGAGGAGCCTGACAGGCTGATGTCCTCTCTCCCTGCATCAGTGTTTGGTGCTTGGAAGGAAAGGACTTTGGAAGATGAGGGTTTGCCCCATGTTACAGGCATCTGCCGTTGTTCCAAGCTTTGAGTGGTTTGCTGAGTTCAGTTGATGTGCATTGTGAAAAAATCCCTTTCTGTGGTACTTCCCAATGAAAATACCTCTGGATGCTGCATGTTGCTGAATCCTGGCAAATTTCTGTCCCTGGAGGGTCTCGCTGTGTGAAGTGTCAGGGGCTTGTGGAGTACCTCATATCCTGTAGAATCCAGTGCTAGAAATTGCTGAAAATTGGAGACTTAAACCCAGGCCCCAGTGGTGGTGCCCATGTGGCAAATGCAGGGACTTCATCCAAAACAGTTTGGACTCAATGGTGCCTcatggagggagggagctgctgtaGTATGTGACTGCTCCTCCAGAAATAGGTCAGGTGAATCAGAGTGACCTGGGAGCATTCAGGGAGCTCAGTGGCTTGGTCAGAGTAGATCTGTCTGTTACAAATTTACCAAAGCTACACTGACCTTCTGCAGGTGTTTGTCTGCAGGCCACCTTTGCTGTTTTTTGCCTAATTTGTCCCTTCTAGTGCCAGTGCCTCCATGTGCCCttcctgggagagcagggaccTGTGTACTTGTAGAGCTCTCTGGGATCCCCTGGTGAAAACCAGTGCAAGCACAAATTTATTAAAGCAAGAATTTACATTCCTGAGCTGAGATGGAAAAAGCCTTACCCAATTTGCTCAAGAATGTGTCACGCCTCTGGTTATTCTTGTCTGCTGGGGAATTCACTCCAGGTTTGAGGTCCAGCCCTGTGAGGAAGAGAGGAGCGAGCTCCTTGCGTGGAGCTGGACAGAAGTTGCTGCCCACTGGCCCCAGCTCTGGTCAgagccagcctggagcaggacagTGCTGTCAGTGAACCCAGAGCTCAGCCCTTCTCTGACAACTGCCCCTTGGCTTGGCAGGCTCCCGCTCCTCCTTCCCATGGGGACAgtggagccagccctgctggcacaAGTAATTACTCTAATAACATGAGGTATTAAAGTGAAGACTGTCAGAAACAGTTCCAGAGTGTGCAAATAAATCTGATGTCAACCCTGGAGCAGCTTTAATGTGCTGGGAGTCTTGGAAGAGGTCAGAGGCTCTGGCCTGGTGCTGGGCTAACTCTGGATACAAGTTTTCCCTGGAGGCCAGTTCTCTTTGCTCCCATGCTCCATCTGACACTGCCCATCTTTCCTACAGCACTGGTTGTTTAACTCCTTTGCTCTTGTCCTCTTCTCCCACCATGTTATTCCTGAGTGCTGCAATCTTCCAGGACTGACTCTTTTTCCTGGGAGTTTTGGTTATCCAAACCCTCAATGCTGAGAGGTCTGAGTGCTCCCTCTGAGCTGAAATCAGCCACTGTCTGCGGCTGGGAGCCGGGTGCCacagtcacagcagcagcagcgctgtgctggggcagagctgcacaAGAGGCTTGGCTGGCTCAGGACTGATTCAGGCTGACCTAAAATTGAGGGCTGTGCATAactcctgcccagctgagccTTTGGGCCTGTCTCTCTTTGGTTTCCAGGTCACACGAGGAGGTGCGGGTCGAGGAGGAGGTTCAGCAAATCAGTGTCGAGCTGGAGCCCAAGTGTGACGTTGAGATTGTAGctcctgaagaagaaaaggtcaAAGAGTGAGTGGTTTAAGAGTGTCGAGCAGAGCCCACACGGTGGGTTTTGACCTGTGGCTGCTTGTGCTGGAGGCTTTGCCGGTCTCCAGCTTTGCTGGGTGTTGGGTGAGGCTGAGAACAGTTCTgacctgccctgccctgccctgacCTTTCAGGATGTGACAGCATAGCATCTTCAGCTCCTCTGTAATAAATCAGTTCTGCTTGCTCCTGTCCTGATTGCAGTGACTAGACTgtcatttctttcccctttgcaGAGAGGCAGCTTCTTCAGCCTGTGCCATTGTCACATCCACAGCCACCGTAGAGGTGGAGACGGCCAGCCAGGCCTCGGAACCAGCCAGCCAGGCCTCGGATGAAGACGACGTGCCAGTCACAGACATATACTTTGTAAGAGACCTTCTCCACCTGACCTTTGGGGTGTGATGGGAAGGGTTGGACAAGGCTGTCAGTATCCATTCCAGGCAGTTGGGTGCAGGGCAGTGGCTGCCCTGCGCCATCTTGGTGTAGAGCACCTTGAGACCTTGATGCTGGGTGGGTTTCTGAATGCAGGGAACTGGATTAACCCTTGGAGAACTCAAACCAGCATCTAGTGGAGCTCACACAGGTGGCACTCCTGCTGTGGATGTAGCTGTAGCTGTGCTGCTCTACTTCCAAGCACAAGTGCTTATCTAGGCCAGCACATTTGCTCTTGGGACAAGCCAAGGTGATGTGGGTGCAACAGAGAGGTTCTTCCTTCCTCAGCCAGAGATCTTGGCTGCTTTCCTGACACAAACATGGCCTAGACCCAAGGGGAGGTGGTTGCAGAGGGTGACCTTGGGCTTTGGTGAACTCcggcttttcctttccctgcaggctgcaTTAGGTGATGCAGTGGGAGTCTAGTGCTGAGCCAGGGAGTAAGTTGGTGGTTGGCAGCAGAGTGCCGTGGAGCCTGGCGCTGGTCCTCACTCAGCTCCCACAGTGGCTGAGCAACTTCTGCAGACCAGAGAAGAGGTTTTTTAGCAACATGTACCTGTCCCATGGATTCAACGGAGCAGAGCTGAGTGCCTGTCCCACGAGAGCTGAGCTCTCTCTCATGCCTTGGCACTGGAACCCTCATTAAAAGAGGTGCCCGGCTTCTCCCTGCTCCAACTTGTTGCTGTTGGTTCTGTGGTGCTGGAGATGAGCTGAGCCCATGTGATGGGCTCCTTCAGGCTAAACTAAAATGCAGCATTGGCCTTTCCCTGAGCTCTTGTgactctgctgcagagctgctcactcATTGCCGAGTCACTGTGAGGCTCGTGGGAGCTGTGGAAGGAATCAGCCCTGTTTTACAGCTTGTTTGGAGTTGGATGCATGCTGTTCAAAATGCAAACGGCTCCTCTAACACGGCTGCCCCTTCCTTGCCTGTGGATGGCAGCTGTGTGCAGGCAAATCTTGCCTGCTCTCCTGGCAAGTGTCTTCTAGCGAGGGtcagctcctcttcctccctgtccctgggcatATGGACTCCGCCCAGCTTGAGGGGCACCTCTGTCCAAGAGAAAATTCTGCAGAGTGTTCTTGAGAGCGTGACTGACTGCTCATCAGCATTTCATACTTCATCTGAGTCTGAGTTTTGCATTAAATGTGTGTTGTGTGCTGTGGAGTGTTTGTCACTGCTGGGATGAAGGGAAAAGCTAATTGGGGTTCCCATGGGCACTCTCCTTGGAAAGCCACTTGAGCTGGAGCTCAGGTGAGGCTGCACCCGTGTGCTCAAGCAGCACCACAGCTGCTCCTACAGGAATGCTCAGGGGCAATGGTGGGTGAAGGGTTGGTGTGTACAGAGGAGGATTTGGCCAGTCCCAGAGGACTGTGATCTGATCACTGCAAGTCTGCTCCTGGAGAGCACTTCATTCTCCTGTTCATCCCCAGGGAATAAAAGTGCAGAGTGTGGCAGGGCATGGGCACCGctctcccctgctctcccctgcaCGGCTTTCCCACCTGCTCACCCGTTCAGGCCTGGAGTTGCCCAACCCcttgttttttgctttctctttcatcCTCTCTTTCACAtcaccctttttttcctctgtttcctttctcaCCTCACTTGTCCTGGGCCACCCAGTTCACAGATGGGAGGTACTGGATTTACTCTCCCCGCCAGCGCAGACTCCGAACTACCTCGCATTCCTCTGGGATTGTAAGTGACCATGCCAGCACAGCATGtaggggagcagagctgcagctttgaAACACTGGGGCCAGCACCCCATTTCCCTCGACGGCTGGGGCTCTGGATTGAGTGGGCATTAGGAACCAGCCCAGCAGAAATGGGGGAAGCATACTGAAATGACACCAGTGGATCTCCTTGTAGGATCTGGGAGAATCATGAGCTCTgtcctgcttttctgcagaCTGGTGACACAGCTCCTACCCCGGCATGGGCCGTAATGTCACCCAGCCCTTGGGAAAAGTGAGagtgatgaggccctggcacaggttgcccagagaacctgtggttgccccatccctggcagtgtccaaggctaggttggatgggcttgaagcagcctgggatggtggaaggggATTACATGGCAAGGGGGGATACTGGGT containing:
- the PIP5K1C gene encoding phosphatidylinositol 4-phosphate 5-kinase type-1 gamma isoform X4, giving the protein MELEVPEEAEGSAAAGAGAITPEAGVGGPDASGGLGPKKTAITEGPSLPGQPGQGKKIGHRSVDASGETTYKKTTSSTLKGAIQLGIGYTVGNLSSKPERDVLMQDFYVVESIFFPSEGSNLTPAHHYADFRFKTYAPVAFRYFRELFGIRPDDYLYSLCNEPLIELSNPGASGSLFYVTSDDEFIIKTVMHKEAEFLQKLLPGYYMNLNQNPRTLLPKFYGLYCVQSGGKNIRVVVMNNILPRVVKMHLKFDLKGSTYKRRASKKEKEKSSPTYKDLDFIQDMPEGLMLDADTFSALVKTLQRDCLVLESFKIMDYSLLLGVHNIDQHEREQLSEGAHSTSDEKRPVGQKALYSTAMESIQGGAARGESIDTDDTMGGIPAVNGKGERLLLHVGIIDILQSYRFIKKLEHTWKALVHDGDTVSVHRPSFYAERFFKFMTNTVFRKNSSLKSSPSKKGRSALLAVKTAGPTAAFSASQLASEKDDTQYDLRAARSYPTLDDEGAKPNQDREEGRPDLLPCTPPSFEEATTASIATTLSSTSLSVPERSPSETSEQPRYRRRTHSSGQDGRSHEEVRVEEEVQQISVELEPKCDVEIVAPEEEKVKEEAASSACAIVTSTATVEVETASQASEPASQASDEDDVPVTDIYFFTDGRYWIYSPRQRRLRTTSHSSGIPTDERSWVYSPLHYSAQLHSVSDEESDT
- the PIP5K1C gene encoding phosphatidylinositol 4-phosphate 5-kinase type-1 gamma isoform X10 yields the protein MELEVPEEAEGSAAAGAGAITPEAGVGGPDASGGLGPKKTAITEGPSLPGQPGQGKKIGHRSVDASGETTYKKTTSSTLKGAIQLGIGYTVGNLSSKPERDVLMQDFYVVESIFFPSEGSNLTPAHHYADFRFKTYAPVAFRYFRELFGIRPDDYLYSLCNEPLIELSNPGASGSLFYVTSDDEFIIKTVMHKEAEFLQKLLPGYYMNLNQNPRTLLPKFYGLYCVQSGGKNIRVVVMNNILPRVVKMHLKFDLKGSTYKRRASKKEKEKSSPTYKDLDFIQDMPEGLMLDADTFSALVKTLQRDCLVLESFKIMDYSLLLGVHNIDQHEREQLSEGAHSTSDEKRPVGQKALYSTAMESIQGGAARGESIDTDDTMGGIPAVNGKGERLLLHVGIIDILQSYRFIKKLEHTWKALVHDGDTVSVHRPSFYAERFFKFMTNTVFRKNSSLKSSPSKKGRSALLAVKTAGPTAAFSASQLASEKDDTQYDLRAARSYPTLDDEGDSPGQGAKPNQDREEAGRPDLLPCTPPSFEEATTASIATTLSSTSLSVPERSPSETSEQPRYRRRTHSSGQDGRSHEEVRVEEEVQQISVELEPKCDVEIVAPEEEKVKEEAASSACAIVTSTATVEVETASQASEPASQASDEDDVPVTDIYFAALGDAVGV
- the PIP5K1C gene encoding phosphatidylinositol 4-phosphate 5-kinase type-1 gamma isoform X8, coding for MELEVPEEAEGSAAAGAGAITPEAGVGGPDASGGLGPKKTAITEGPSLPGQPGQGKKIGHRSVDASGETTYKKTTSSTLKGAIQLGIGYTVGNLSSKPERDVLMQDFYVVESIFFPSEGSNLTPAHHYADFRFKTYAPVAFRYFRELFGIRPDDYLYSLCNEPLIELSNPGASGSLFYVTSDDEFIIKTVMHKEAEFLQKLLPGYYMNLNQNPRTLLPKFYGLYCVQSGGKNIRVVVMNNILPRVVKMHLKFDLKGSTYKRRASKKEKEKSSPTYKDLDFIQDMPEGLMLDADTFSALVKTLQRDCLVLESFKIMDYSLLLGVHNIDQHEREQLSEGAHSTSDEKRPVGQKALYSTAMESIQGGAARGESIDTDDTMGGIPAVNGKGERLLLHVGIIDILQSYRFIKKLEHTWKALVHDGDTVSVHRPSFYAERFFKFMTNTVFRKNSSLKSSPSKKGRSALLAVKTAGPTAAFSASQLASEKDDTQYDLRAARSYPTLDDEGAKPNQDREEGRPDLLPCTPPSFEEATTASIATTLSSTSLSVPERSPSETSEQPRYRRRTHSSGQDGRSHEEVRVEEEVQQISVELEPKCDVEIVAPEEEKVKEEAASSACAIVTSTATVEVETASQASEPASQASDEDDVPVTDIYFPTDERSWVYSPLHYSAQLHSVSDEESDT